A single window of Nicotiana tomentosiformis chromosome 1, ASM39032v3, whole genome shotgun sequence DNA harbors:
- the LOC104113632 gene encoding fumarate hydratase 1, mitochondrial isoform X1 yields the protein MAMLIAARRLSAGSALSDSLRYTSCWRFFSTSFREEKDTFGPILVPSDKLWGAQTQRSLQNFDIGGERERMPEPIIRAFGILKKCAAKVNMEYGLDRSIGKAIMQAAEEVAEGKLNDHFPLVVWQTGSGTQSNMNANEVIANRAAEILGHKRGDKHVHPNDHVNRSQSSNDTFPTVMHIAAAMELNKRLVPNLKQLHTSLHSKSVEFKDIIKIGRTHTQDATPLTLGQEFSGYATQVKYGIDRVLCTLPRMYQLAQGGTAVGTGLNTKKGFDIKIAAAVAEETNLPFVTAENKFEALAAHDAFVETSGAVNTVAASLMKVGNDIRFLGSGPRCGLGELILPENEPGSSIMPGKVNPTQCEALTMVCAQVMGNHVAVTIGGSNGHFELNVFKPMIANALLHSVRLLGDASASFEKNCVRGIQANRERIAKLLHESLMLVTCLNPKIGYDNAAAVAKKAHKEGTSLKDAALNLGVLKSEEFDQLVVPEKMIGPTD from the exons ATGGCGATGTTAATAGCGGCACGTCGATTATCAGCTGGATCAGCTTTATCAGATTCACTACGTTATACATCTTGCTGGAGGTTTTTCTCTACCTCTTTCAGGGAGGAAAAAGACACTTTTGGTCCCATTCTCGTTCCATCGGACAA GTTATGGGGGGCACAAACTCAAAGATCATTGCAGAATTTTGATATTGGGGGTGAGCGTGAAAGAATGCCTGAGCCAATCATACGTGCATTTGGTATTCTCAAAAAGTGTGCTGCCAAG GTGAACATGGAATATGGCCTTGACCGATCTATTGGAAAAGCAATAATGCAAGCTGCTGAAGAGGTTGCAGAAGGAAAGTTGAATGACCACTTCCCTTTGGTGGTTTGGCAAACTGGTAGTGGCACTCAAAGTAACATGAACGCTAACGAG GTTATTGCAAATCGAGCAGCTGAAATACTTGGCCATAAGCGCGGTGACAAACATGTGCATCCAAATGACCATGTAAATAGATCGCAATCTTCAAATGATACCTTTCCTACG GTGATGCATATTGCTGCGGCAATGGAGCTAAATAAAAGATTAGTACCAAACCTGAAACAGTTGCATACTTCACTACATTCAAAG TCAGTCGAATTCAAGGACATTATTAAGATTGGGCGAACCCACACACAAGATGCAACCCCTTTGACTCTTGGACAAGAGTTTAGTGGGTATGCTACTCAA GTGAAATATGGAATTGACCGAGTCTTGTGCACCCTTCCACGCATGTATCAG CTCGCACAAGGAGGCACAGCAGTGGGGACAGGACTGAATACAAAGAAAGG GTTTGACATTAAAATTGCTGCAGCAGTGGCAGAGGAAACTAACTTGCCATTTGTAACAGCTGAAAACAAGTTTGAAGCACTG GCTGCTCATGATGCATTTGTTGAAACCAGTGGAGCTGTAAATACGGTAGCTGCTTCCCTCATGAAGGTTGGGAATGATATACGCTTCTTGGGAAG TGGTCCCCGCTGTGGTCTTGGGGAGCTCATTCTTCCTGAAAATGAACCTGGAAGCAGTATAATGCCG GGCAAGGTGAATCCTACTCAGTGTGAGGCTCTCACGATGGTCTGTGCTCAG GTTATGGGGAATCATGTGGCTGTCACAATTGGTGGATCAAATGGCCATTTTGAGCTGAATGTTTTCAAGCCTATGATTGCTAATGCTCTTCTACAT TCAGTAAGATTGCTAGGGGATGCATCTGCTTCCTTTGAAAAGAATTGTGTGAGGGGTATTCAAGCTAACAGAGAGAGGATTGCTAAATTGTTGCACGAG TCGCTCATGCTCGTCACATGTTtgaaccca AAAATTGGTTACGATAATGCTGCTGCAGTTGCCAAGAAAGCCCACAAGGAGGGAACCAGTTTGAAG GATGCTGCTCTCAATCTAGGAGTCCTCAAATCTGAAGAGTTTGATCAACTTGTAGTTCCTGAGAAAATGATTGGTCCAACTGACTGA
- the LOC104113631 gene encoding probable ethylene response sensor 1: MMESCDCIEALLPNDDLLVKYQYLSDFFIAFAYFSIPLELIYFVHKSACFPYRWVLMQFGAFIVLCGATHFISLWTFFMHSKTVAVVMTIAKILTAAVSCITALMLVHIIPDLLSVKTRELFLKARAEELDKEMGLIIRQEETGRHVRMLTHEIRSTLDRHTILKTTLVELGRTLDLAECALWMPCQGGLNLQLSHNLNNLLPLGSTVPINLPIINEIFSSPGAIQIPHTNALARMRNTAGRYIPPEVVAVRVPLLHLSNFHINDWPELSARSYAVMVLILPMNGLRKWRDHELELVQVVADQVAVALSHAAILEESMRAHDQLMEQNIALDVARQEAEMAIHARNDFLAVMNHEMRTPMHAVIALCSLLLETDLTPEQRVMIETILKSSNLLATLINDVLDLSRLEDGILELENGTFNLHGILREAVNLIKPIASLKKLSITLALALDLPILAVGDAKRLIQTLLNVAGNAVKFTKEGHISIEASVAKPEYARDCHPPEVYPMPSDGQFYLRVQVRDSGCGISPQDIPFVFTKFAETRNTSNRSSGGEGLGLAICRRFIQLMKGNIWIESEGLGKGTTVTFVVKLGVCNHPNALPLLPMAPRGRLNQGSDDLFRYRQFRGDDGGMAVTVQRYQRSL, encoded by the exons ATGATGGAATCCTGTGATTGCATTGAGGCTCTACTGCCAAATGATGACCTGCTGGTTAAATACCAATACCTTTCAGATTTTTTCATTGCCTTTGCCTATTTTTCCATTCCGCTGGAGCTTATTTATTTTGTCCACAAATCTGCATGCTTCCCATACAGATGGGTCCTCATGCAGTTTGGCGCTTTTATTGTTCTCTGTGGAGCAACTCATTTTATTAGCTTGTGGACATTCTTTATGCACTCTAAGACGGTCGCTGTGGTTATGACCATAGCAAAAATTTTAACAGCTGCTGTGTCCTGTATCACAGCTTTGATGCTTGTTCACATTATTCCTGATTTGCTAAGTGTTAAAACGCGAGAATTGTTCTTGAAAGCTCGAGCTGAAGAGCTTGACAAGGAAATGGGCCTAATAATAAGACAAGAAGAAACTGGCAGACATGTCAGAATGTTGACTCATGAGATAAGAAGTACACTCGACAGACACACAATCCTGAAGACTACTCTTGTGGAGCTAGGTAGGACCTTAGACCTGGCAGAATGTGCTTTGTGGATGCCATGCCAAGGAGGCCTGAATTTGCAACTTTCCCATAATCTCAACAATCTATTACCTCTGGGATCTACTGTGCCCATAAATCTTCCTATTATCAATGAGATTTTTAGTAGCCCTGGAGCAATACAGATTCCACATACAAATGCATTGGCAAGGATGAGGAACACTGCTGGTAGATATATTCCACCAGAAGTAGTTGCTGTTCGTGTACCTCTTCTACACCTCTCAAATTTTCATATTAATGACTGGCCTGAACTGTCTGCTAGAAGTTATGCAGTGATGGTTCTGATCCTCCCGATGAATGGCCTAAGAAAGTGGCGTGATCATGAGTTAGAACTTGTGCAAGTCGTCGCAGATCAG GTTGCTGTCGCTCTTTCACATGCTGCAATTTTAGAAGAGTCCATGCGAGCCCATGATCAGCTCATGGAACAGAATATTGCTTTGGATGTAGCTCGGCAAGAAGCAGAGATGGCCATCCACGCTCGTAACGACTTCCTAGCTGTGATGAACCATGAAATGAGAACACCTATGCATGCAGTTATTGCTTTGTGCTCTCTGCTTTTAGAAACAGACTTAACTCCAGAGCAGAGAGTTATGATTGAGACCATACTGAAGAGTAGCAATCTTCTGGCAACACTGATAAATGATGTGCTAGATCTTTCCAGACTTGAAGATGGTATTCTTGAACTAGAAAATGGAACATTCAATCTTCATGGAATCTTAAGAGAG GCCGTTAATTTGATAAAGCCAATTGCTTCTTTGAAGAAATTATCTATAACTCTTGCTTTGGCTCTGGATTTACCTATTCTTGCGGTGGGTGACGCAAAACGCCTTATTCAAACTCTCTTAAATGTGGCGGGAAATGCTGTGAAGTTCACTAAAGAAGGTCATATTTCAATTGAGGCTTCAGTTGCTAAACCAGAGTACGCGAGAGATTGTCATCCTCCTGAAGTGTACCCTATGCCAAGTGATGGCCAGTTTTATTTGCGCGTCCAG GTTAGAGATTCTGGGTGTGGCATTAGCCCACAAGACATCCCATTCGTATTCACCAAATTTGCAGAGACACGAAATACATCAAATCGGAGTAGTGGAGGGGAAGGTCTGGGGCTTGCCATCTGCAGACG ATTTATTCAACTTATGAAAGGTAACATTTGGATTGAAAGTGAGGGCCTAGGGAAGGGAACCACTGTAACATTCGTAGTTAAACTTGGAGTCTGCAACCATCCAAACGCATTGCCTCTGCTACCTATGGCCCCTAGAGGGAGGTTGAACCAAGGTAGTGATGATCTATTCAGGTATAGACAGTTCCGTGGAGATGATGGTGGGATGGCTGTGACTGTTCAACGCTATCAAAGGAGTTTGTAA
- the LOC104113632 gene encoding fumarate hydratase 1, mitochondrial isoform X2 — protein sequence MEYGLDRSIGKAIMQAAEEVAEGKLNDHFPLVVWQTGSGTQSNMNANEVIANRAAEILGHKRGDKHVHPNDHVNRSQSSNDTFPTVMHIAAAMELNKRLVPNLKQLHTSLHSKSVEFKDIIKIGRTHTQDATPLTLGQEFSGYATQVKYGIDRVLCTLPRMYQLAQGGTAVGTGLNTKKGFDIKIAAAVAEETNLPFVTAENKFEALAAHDAFVETSGAVNTVAASLMKVGNDIRFLGSGPRCGLGELILPENEPGSSIMPGKVNPTQCEALTMVCAQVMGNHVAVTIGGSNGHFELNVFKPMIANALLHSVRLLGDASASFEKNCVRGIQANRERIAKLLHESLMLVTCLNPKIGYDNAAAVAKKAHKEGTSLKDAALNLGVLKSEEFDQLVVPEKMIGPTD from the exons ATGGAATATGGCCTTGACCGATCTATTGGAAAAGCAATAATGCAAGCTGCTGAAGAGGTTGCAGAAGGAAAGTTGAATGACCACTTCCCTTTGGTGGTTTGGCAAACTGGTAGTGGCACTCAAAGTAACATGAACGCTAACGAG GTTATTGCAAATCGAGCAGCTGAAATACTTGGCCATAAGCGCGGTGACAAACATGTGCATCCAAATGACCATGTAAATAGATCGCAATCTTCAAATGATACCTTTCCTACG GTGATGCATATTGCTGCGGCAATGGAGCTAAATAAAAGATTAGTACCAAACCTGAAACAGTTGCATACTTCACTACATTCAAAG TCAGTCGAATTCAAGGACATTATTAAGATTGGGCGAACCCACACACAAGATGCAACCCCTTTGACTCTTGGACAAGAGTTTAGTGGGTATGCTACTCAA GTGAAATATGGAATTGACCGAGTCTTGTGCACCCTTCCACGCATGTATCAG CTCGCACAAGGAGGCACAGCAGTGGGGACAGGACTGAATACAAAGAAAGG GTTTGACATTAAAATTGCTGCAGCAGTGGCAGAGGAAACTAACTTGCCATTTGTAACAGCTGAAAACAAGTTTGAAGCACTG GCTGCTCATGATGCATTTGTTGAAACCAGTGGAGCTGTAAATACGGTAGCTGCTTCCCTCATGAAGGTTGGGAATGATATACGCTTCTTGGGAAG TGGTCCCCGCTGTGGTCTTGGGGAGCTCATTCTTCCTGAAAATGAACCTGGAAGCAGTATAATGCCG GGCAAGGTGAATCCTACTCAGTGTGAGGCTCTCACGATGGTCTGTGCTCAG GTTATGGGGAATCATGTGGCTGTCACAATTGGTGGATCAAATGGCCATTTTGAGCTGAATGTTTTCAAGCCTATGATTGCTAATGCTCTTCTACAT TCAGTAAGATTGCTAGGGGATGCATCTGCTTCCTTTGAAAAGAATTGTGTGAGGGGTATTCAAGCTAACAGAGAGAGGATTGCTAAATTGTTGCACGAG TCGCTCATGCTCGTCACATGTTtgaaccca AAAATTGGTTACGATAATGCTGCTGCAGTTGCCAAGAAAGCCCACAAGGAGGGAACCAGTTTGAAG GATGCTGCTCTCAATCTAGGAGTCCTCAAATCTGAAGAGTTTGATCAACTTGTAGTTCCTGAGAAAATGATTGGTCCAACTGACTGA